A window of Cryptomeria japonica chromosome 3, Sugi_1.0, whole genome shotgun sequence contains these coding sequences:
- the LOC131874459 gene encoding uncharacterized protein LOC131874459: MEVVEPRTVLIMPIGYEVDGNALDAYASHLLSKPIDEKEERFGTYKEKDLDLHKKFTEPTKKRKVRKEVEELVEQMGISKEVVQRSRDQNMLKEEDMENPKKTKSVSTPPKQSKPRQSQSAPTSGVQKPILLPKPQAKPTGRVEKRKKEKPQREYVEAIAKDIETESDEVVKEVKKIATYARVVRKPQSGGAQSTKKPRTEVEPSGRARANKKQKFELDEDLKSGKVKVDVDQRVDNSGEAKQAPSVIEVVSEKAVEETVDAEKGEDDGKDVSAKVVGKEKGEEKDYQAPVTVARDTLADKGKEVATDSDDFSQGAY, encoded by the exons ATGGAGGTAGTTGAACCTAGAACTGTTTTGATCATGCCCATAGGGTATGAGGTAGATGGAAATGCACTTGATGCATATGCTTCACACCTGTTGAGTAAACCGATAGATGAGAAGGAAGAGAGGTTCGGTACTTACAAAGAGAAAGACTTAGACCTACACAAGAAATTCACTGAGCCAACAAAGAAGAGGAAAGTCAGAAAGGAAGTTGAAGAGCTTGTTGAACAAATGGGAATATCCAAAGAAGTTGTGCAAAGGTCTAGGGATCAAAATATGCTGAAGGAGGAGGACATGGAAAATCCTAAGAAGACAAAATCAGTCTCTACTCCTCCCAAACAATCCAAGCCAAGGCAATCCCAGTCTGCACCTACTTCTGGTGTTCAGAAGCCTATCCTTCTACCTAAGCCACAAGCCAAGCCAACCGGTCGagttgagaagaggaagaaggagaagccacAAAGAGAATATGTTGAAGCCATTGCTAAGGATatagaaactgagtctgatgaagtggtgaaagagGTAAAGAAGATAGCTACCTATGCTAGGGTAGTGAGGAAACCTCAATCTGGTGGAGCCCAGTCGACCAAGAAACCAAGAACTGAAGTTGAGCCATCTGGTAGAGCCAGAGCGAACaagaagcaaaaatttgaattggatgAAGATCTGAAATCTGGCAAAGTTAAAG TTGATGTTGATCAAAGGGTTGATAACTCCGGTGAAGCTAAACAGGCTCCTTCGGTGATAGAAGTTGTTTCAGAAAAGGCAGTTGAGGAGACAGTTGATGCTGAAAAGGGTGAAGATGATGGTAAAGATGTGAGTGCAAAGGTAGTaggaaaggagaaaggagaggagaaggaTTATCAGGCTCCAGtgacagtggcaagagacactttagctgataaaggaaaagaggtTGCTACTGATTCAGATGATTTTTCTCAAGGGGCCTATTGA